The region TTAGTATGAATTCCTCTCTTTTAACTTTTTTGAAATCTGAATATATCAAAATTCTTTATAGTTGAATTATGTATAATAATTATTTTAACCATATTTATGAAGTGGGAGTATCATGTAGTCCATCTCAACGTAGATGATTCGTCAGCTAAAAGTGAAGAAGCAAGTAACGTGGAGGCGGCAAGCGAGAGACTTAAGGGCTCTATGAGTCCAGATTTTCTTAAAGATCAATTCCCCGAGCAATATCTAGTAAGTGAAAATTCGGAGCATCCTGCACTTCAACTAAGTAAATTTCTTAACAAGAAGGGAGTTGAAAATTGGGAACTTTCAGAAACAATTAATATTGGAAAAATGTTATTTATTATAATGAAAAGACAAGTTGTTTAATAGCTTAGAAAACATCTTTTAAGGAAAATATTAACCAGTTAATTACGTTGACTGGATTTATTATCTTTTTGATATTTCTGTTTCCATTTATATCGTAATTGACTTTATATTTTCCTAGTATAAGATTATTGTTTTTTTGTTTACTGCCTTTATTTATATCATCTATTTTATACTCTCTTTTTGTTTGTTCATTTAATTCAGTGGTGAAAATCCATATTTTTAGATTATTTTCAGTCATTAATACATATCCGATACCCATACCATCTGTCATTTTATAATCTATGATCTCTCCATTTATCGTTTGAGGTAAATCATCCAATAACTTGTTGGGGAGTAGATTTTCAATTTTTGACTTATCTACTTTTATCTTTGCACCAATTGGTATTAGTTGATTTAATTCCATTATGAACAACTTTAGATCTCATTAAAATAACATATTTTATGAATCGTTGAATTAACTACCTATCGGCAAAAAAATCATGCATATGGACGACTATTTTCAGTTTTTCCTTTATTCACTGACTTTGAAAACCTTTGGTTTCGTCTTCGTTTTTCTTTTTGACCTTTTCTTCTCCTTCTTCTTTTAAATAATTAACCTTTACATAGTTAATTCCAATTATTGTTAGTTTTACAACGACAAAAGCCGTGGCTATGAATCCAAACAAGATAAAAGTTGATAAAAGGGCTGATCCTAGATCTATTTCAGATAATTTGAGCATGTAAATAATCTCTATTAATTTATTTAATCTTTTATAAACCGTATTTCAATTCAAAATCAAATTCTAAATAAATTTTAATTTATATTGGTTACAAGACATCTGTAGAAAAAAAATTCAAATGGATGCATAACAGAAATAGGAATATAAATTGAAAATGAATCAAACTCAATTTAAAATCCCACTTTCAAGCTTAAGACCTTACACAGTTCATTATAGGAACTTTGATAATCAACGTCTTGAGAATTGCTTTTATGCATGTGATGCATATGAGGCGAGATTACTTGCAATGGAATTTAATAGATACATTCATGAGCATCCAAATTGTATTGATCTAATAAGAAGAGAAATAATTAAGAATATTTAGATCATTAGATAACAGATGATTTTTGTATAAAATTTATCATTTAGATTTATATGTTTAATAATGATATTGTTGCTCAAATCTTTTTGGGTTTTATATCATTTTTATCTAATTTCATTTCTGCGTTATCTGGAGGAGGCGCAGGCTTGATACAACTTCCAGCTCTCTTGTTTTTTGGCTTACCTTTCTCAAAAGCATTGGCGACGCATAAAGTTGCTAGTGTTGCTCTAGGTTTTGGGGCTTCAGTCCCACACTTACGGAAAAATAGCTTACAAATAAAATACGCTTTTCTTATTTTAATCTCGGGGATACCTGGTGTCTTATTAGGGGCCTATACTTCATCCATTTTACCTAATAATTTTTCTACTACCTTATTAGGTTTTTTGACTTTGTTTCTTAGCTTCTTCTCAATTAAGCAGAAAAAACTTGGCAATTCAAATCAAATAATTCGAATTAATAAGTTAAGGTTAATAATTGGCTCATTAGGCCTTTTTATAATTGGTTTCCTCAATGGTTATCTTTCTTCTGGTACTGGACTATTTGTGACGATTTGGATGATAACAATATTTGATTTATCTTTTACTTTGGCTGTTGCTTATACCTTGATTTTTGTTGGAATTTTTTGGAATGGTATTGGCGCACTTTCTTTAGGATTGTCGGGAAATATTATTTGGAGCTATATCCCTGTCTTGATTTTAGGTTCTCTTTTAGGTGGATATTTTGGAGCTTATTTTTCAATAATTAAAGGGTCCAAATTTATTAAAGTTGTTTTTGAATTAGTTTCTTTTTCTGTAGGAGTTTCATTACTAATTAAAGCCTTTTTATGAGTATTAATTTGTTATCAGTCTTTTATAGGCATCCAGCCTTTTCTAAATCATCTTGTAATTTACTTTCACAGTCTAAAACCCTTGCCCAGCAGGGCAATTGCTGCTTTACAGGTGATTCAAGGAACTTATTTATTGCGGGTCTTAACAGTTTTCCAAAAGTATGAACTGCTAGTTCTTCTTTATGTCGACTGTAGGGCAATTGATTAACTGAGGAGTCTAAACTAAATTGTTTAACTCTGTCTTCTCCTGCTCTTCGATATAAAACT is a window of Prochlorococcus marinus str. MIT 0917 DNA encoding:
- a CDS encoding DUF2862 domain-containing protein; the protein is MELNQLIPIGAKIKVDKSKIENLLPNKLLDDLPQTINGEIIDYKMTDGMGIGYVLMTENNLKIWIFTTELNEQTKREYKIDDINKGSKQKNNNLILGKYKVNYDINGNRNIKKIINPVNVINWLIFSLKDVF
- a CDS encoding sulfite exporter TauE/SafE family protein produces the protein MFNNDIVAQIFLGFISFLSNFISALSGGGAGLIQLPALLFFGLPFSKALATHKVASVALGFGASVPHLRKNSLQIKYAFLILISGIPGVLLGAYTSSILPNNFSTTLLGFLTLFLSFFSIKQKKLGNSNQIIRINKLRLIIGSLGLFIIGFLNGYLSSGTGLFVTIWMITIFDLSFTLAVAYTLIFVGIFWNGIGALSLGLSGNIIWSYIPVLILGSLLGGYFGAYFSIIKGSKFIKVVFELVSFSVGVSLLIKAFL